ACGAATTCGTGGACGTGTTGAAAAAAATGCTCCGCGATTCCTCGTGGTGGGTGCGCAAAGAATCGGCGCAGTCGTTGCTCCGCTACCCGCGCGGACAGGAAATTCTCCGCCAGATCGCAGAGAGTGACGAGGACCGCTACGCCCGTGATATGGCGCGTGAATGGCTGGAGGCGAAACAGATATGATCGCAAAGTTCATGGAGATCCTGCATACCGTTTTTACCGTTGTCAACACGTTAATTTTTCTCTATGTGCTGTTCGTTTCGCTGTTTTACTTCCTGTTGTTCATCGTCTCGGCGTTGCAATTGCGCAAGATGTACGGCTTGGAGGACAAGAGCCCGTACGCCGAATTGCTCGAATCCTCGTTCACGCCGCCGGTCTCGATCCTCGTGCCGGCGTACAACGAAGAGGCGGGCATCGTGGCAAGCGTCCGCTCTCTGCTCGCCACCAACTACCCGACTTTTGAAATCATCGTCGTCAACGACGGTTCCAAGGACCGGACGCTTGCGACGATGCTGGAAGCGTTTTCGATGAAAAAGGTACAAAAAGCGGTCCGCAAGTCGGTCGAAACCAAACGCATCCGCGACGTCTACGTCTCGGAAGTCTACCCCGACCTCTGGCTGCTCGACAAAGAAAACGGCGGCAAAGCAGACGCGCTCAACGCCGGCATCAACGTCTCGCAATACCCGTACTTCTGCTCGTTGGATGCAGACTCGGTCTTGGAGCGAGACGCTTTTCTCAAAGTCATGAAGCCGATCATCGATTCGGACGGCGAAGTGATCTGCTCCGGCGGTTCGGTGCGCATCGCCAACGGGTGCCGCATCGAACGCGGCGAAGTGCTCGACATCAACTTGCCGTCGAACAAATACGCGATCATGCAAGTCATCGAGTACATGCGGGCGTTCCTCATGGGCCGCATCGGTCTCTCGCGGCACAACATGCTCTTGATCATCTCCGGCGCGTTCGGCGTGTTCAACAAAGACATCGTGGTCCGCGCCGGCGGCTACCGACACGACACGGTCGGCGAGGACATGGAGCTGATCGTCCGCCTGCACCGCTACACCCGGGAACACAAGATGAAAAAACGCACGATCATCTACGTCCCCGACCCCGTCTGCTGGACGGAAGCCCCGGAGGACGCCTCGATCTTGCGCAAACAACGCTCTCGCTGGCACCGGGGCCTCATGGATTCCCTGCGCTTGCACAAGCGGATGTTCCTCAACCCGCGCTACGGCTTGGTGGGGCTGGTCTCCTTCCCGTACTTTTTCTTCGTGGAGATGCTGGGGCCGATCATCGAAGCGTTCGGCTACCTCGCGATCCTCATCGGACTTGCGATCGGGCAGACCTACTGGCCGTTTGCAGCGTCGCTTTTACTACTGTCGATTTTAAATGGGTCCCTGCTCTCCGCAGGTGCCGTCCTGCTGGAAGAATGGAGCCTGCGCAAATACCCGCGGGTGTCCGACTTGACCAAGCTCTGCCTCTACGCCCTGACGGAGACGTTCTGGTACCGCCCGATGAACACGTTCTGGCGGTTGGAAGGCACGTGGCAGTTCCTGCGCAAACAGCAGGGCTGGGGCGAGATGAAACGCAAAGGCGTCTCGAAGTAATCGAATCAAATCACAATGGGGGTTGTGACCAATGGCAGCCAGAATTCTGTTGGCCGAAGATGAAGATGTGTTGAGAATGCTCGTCGTCGACTCGCTGGAAGACTGCGGGTTCGAGATCGACGAAGCGGTCGACGGCGTGGAAGCGTTTGAGAAAATTCAAGCGAATGACTACGACCTCGTCCTGCTGGACTACATGATGCCGGGCATGACCGGCCTTGAAGTGGTGGAAAAAACCCGACAGCTCGCCGTGGCGGGCAAGTCGGACGTCAAGATCATGATGCTGACCGCCAAGAGTCAAAAAGCGGACCAAGACCTCGCTCGTCAAACCGGCGTGAACTATTTCCTGGCCAAGCCGTTCTCTCCGCTTGAGCTCGTCAACTTGGTCGAGGACATCCTGCATGACAAATAAAGCGCTTCGCAAAGGCATCGCCCGCCGCCTCACGACCTACATGCTCGTGCTGATTCTCTTGATCACGATCGGCGGCGGTACGATGTATGTCTTCGAACGCAGCTTGCAAACCAACTTCGACCAACAGGTGCAGGTGTTGGATCAGAAATCCAGCCTGTCTGCGCGAATTCAGCAGGACACGATCTCGTCCATCGCCGAATTGCGCGGCTACTTGGCGGTCGGAGCTCCGGCGTTCCTCGACAAGTTGAACAAGGACCGGCAAGACTGGGACTCCTCGATTCAAAGCTTCAAAGCCCTCGACTTGACTCCCGAGGACCAGAACTACCTCAAGACCGTCACAGGCGGGTACGATCAGTTTTTTAACGACATCATGCCTTCCACGACGCAGATGTTCCAGCAGTCTTCGTCCCGTGAAGACCTCTGGAAGCTCTCGCAAAGCAAAAACTACACGCAGAGCCTCGACGCACTGCGTCAACAAAACCTCGACTACATGAGGATTCTGCATACCCATATGGTCGATTTGCAAGTGGAGTACAGCCGGAACCTCGACTTGATGGCGTTGCTGTTCGCGCTCTATCTGATCTTGATCGCCGTCATCGTCGGGGTGCTTGCGATCCGACTGGCCAAGGACATCGGCCGTCCGCTGCACATCCTCGCCCTCTCCTCCCAGCAACATGAGGACGGCAAACTGTTGGAGTTGCCGTACGGGAATCGAGAGGACGAGATCGGCTTCCTGACCCGCTCGCTGCACGGCATGATCGAACGCATTCAAATTTCCGAGCAAGACCTGATCGAGCAGAACGAAGAAGTGCTCGCCCAACAGGAAGAACTGCTCTACTCCCAAGACGAGCTGAACACGACGCTGATCAAGATGCAGCAAAAAGAGGCCATCCTGCAAGCGCAGAATGCCCTCAACGCCTCGCTCGTCAACACGCTGGACCGCCAAACGCTTTTGACAAGCATCATTCAAAACCTGCAAGTGATCCAACACGCGGACAAAGGCGCGATCGTGCTCTTGGAAAAAGACCGCCCGCACGCGTCGGTCGGCATTTCGAACCAGCAGATGAAATCCTTCCTCCAAGCGGGCGAGGACGGCATGTTCGCCCGCCTGCAAACGGAGGGCCGCGGTTTCATCGTTTCCCGAGAAGCGTTGCCCACGGAAAAAGGCTACCATGACGAACGATTCGAACTCGCCGATCTCTACCTGCCGATCCACGCCTCGACGGGCAACGTGATCGCCGTCGTCGTCCTGACCCGCATGAGCAGGAGCTTCACCGAGGCGGAGTTGGAACAATCGCACGCCCTCGCCAACCAGATTGCGCTCTCCATTGAGAAACTTCACACCTACGAAGCCACGGAGCGCGAACGTCAACTGAACCAAGAGATCATCGACTCGATCCGCGAAGGCATCCAGCTCTTTGACGTGCAGGGAACGCTCGTGCAAGTTAACGAGACGTGGACGTCGTGGATCGGCGAGTGCATCCTCGACCGCGAAAATCGCGAAGTGACGCATCGCCTCTACGATCTATTCGAACAACTCGTGGACAACTCCGACGAACTCTGCCTGTTCGTCAAAGACGCGCTCGACGGACGACTTCCCGAGGAAGCGCGCTTGATCTACCAACTGCAACAGAACGAAAACACCAAAGTCATCCAAGTCTACTTCGAAAAAATCCGCAATGCAGAAGGCGAGATCGTCGCCACGATGCTCGTGCACCGCGACATCACCCGCGAGTACG
This region of Tumebacillus amylolyticus genomic DNA includes:
- a CDS encoding response regulator, which encodes MAARILLAEDEDVLRMLVVDSLEDCGFEIDEAVDGVEAFEKIQANDYDLVLLDYMMPGMTGLEVVEKTRQLAVAGKSDVKIMMLTAKSQKADQDLARQTGVNYFLAKPFSPLELVNLVEDILHDK
- a CDS encoding glycosyltransferase family 2 protein, with amino-acid sequence MIAKFMEILHTVFTVVNTLIFLYVLFVSLFYFLLFIVSALQLRKMYGLEDKSPYAELLESSFTPPVSILVPAYNEEAGIVASVRSLLATNYPTFEIIVVNDGSKDRTLATMLEAFSMKKVQKAVRKSVETKRIRDVYVSEVYPDLWLLDKENGGKADALNAGINVSQYPYFCSLDADSVLERDAFLKVMKPIIDSDGEVICSGGSVRIANGCRIERGEVLDINLPSNKYAIMQVIEYMRAFLMGRIGLSRHNMLLIISGAFGVFNKDIVVRAGGYRHDTVGEDMELIVRLHRYTREHKMKKRTIIYVPDPVCWTEAPEDASILRKQRSRWHRGLMDSLRLHKRMFLNPRYGLVGLVSFPYFFFVEMLGPIIEAFGYLAILIGLAIGQTYWPFAASLLLLSILNGSLLSAGAVLLEEWSLRKYPRVSDLTKLCLYALTETFWYRPMNTFWRLEGTWQFLRKQQGWGEMKRKGVSK
- a CDS encoding ATP-binding protein encodes the protein MTNKALRKGIARRLTTYMLVLILLITIGGGTMYVFERSLQTNFDQQVQVLDQKSSLSARIQQDTISSIAELRGYLAVGAPAFLDKLNKDRQDWDSSIQSFKALDLTPEDQNYLKTVTGGYDQFFNDIMPSTTQMFQQSSSREDLWKLSQSKNYTQSLDALRQQNLDYMRILHTHMVDLQVEYSRNLDLMALLFALYLILIAVIVGVLAIRLAKDIGRPLHILALSSQQHEDGKLLELPYGNREDEIGFLTRSLHGMIERIQISEQDLIEQNEEVLAQQEELLYSQDELNTTLIKMQQKEAILQAQNALNASLVNTLDRQTLLTSIIQNLQVIQHADKGAIVLLEKDRPHASVGISNQQMKSFLQAGEDGMFARLQTEGRGFIVSREALPTEKGYHDERFELADLYLPIHASTGNVIAVVVLTRMSRSFTEAELEQSHALANQIALSIEKLHTYEATERERQLNQEIIDSIREGIQLFDVQGTLVQVNETWTSWIGECILDRENREVTHRLYDLFEQLVDNSDELCLFVKDALDGRLPEEARLIYQLQQNENTKVIQVYFEKIRNAEGEIVATMLVHRDITREYEVDQMKSEFVSTVSHELRTPLSSVLGFTELMLNKELKPERQLKYLTTIHKEAKRLTQLINDFLDIQRMESGRQSYEMADVDLLPLVQEVVETFAVGTTKHDLQIETHVPSTLARGDSDKLKQVLMNLIGNAVKYSPEGGTVTIGFRATPKHLVVDITDQGLGIPKDALSKLFSKFYRIDNSDRRKIGGTGLGLAICKEIVKAHDGEITVQSELGVGSTFSIHLPREEKRILEPALAEAAATSEQPRLFIIEDDDSLALLLQEEMRDNGFDVTHLRDGEEAVKQIEVHLPDAVVLDIMLKDSISGWEVIDRLKASKATAHIPIFIATALDEKELGLSKGATDFLTKPYQPSKLSNVILQTLLHRKRNGVIMFPEQEDHDQG